The genomic stretch AGCTCGACCTCGCCGAGGATGTGGTCGCAAACGGCCATAAGATCGCAGCGACCAATATATGGGCCGGTGGAGTGCACCGCTCCCATGTGCCGTTTGGTGATTTTGGCGCCGGTCTGACGCCCTACCCCTTCATACATATCTTCCCCCAAGATCAGCATGAACGATTGTTAGAGGCGCGGTTGAATACAATGGGGGTGCATGTTGAGCGGAATCGCGAGTTAGCCGAGTTCCAAGAGCAGGAGTCATCCATCACAGCGCGACTGAGGAATACCACAAAACCACATATCGAGAACAGTGATATCGAGACTTGCGAAGCAGCTTTCATCGTGGGTTGCGACGGCGCTCATTCTGCTGTCCGCCAGAACTGCAGAATCGGGTTCGAAGGAGCTACATACTCAAAGTTGTTCTATGTAGCCGATATTGAAGGCAGCGGACCCAGTCTTAACGGTCAAGCGCACTTGAGTCTCAACGATAATCAATTTTTCTTGCTCATGGCGTACGACAAAGACCGTCGTGCACGACTAAACGGTGCCGTCGACGAAGGCGCACTGACGAAAGATATTTCCGACCTCACACTCGACGACGTTGCGCCGGACGCCGGCAAGGCCGTGGGCGTCAAGATCGACAAGGTGAACTGGTTCAGCACCTACCACGTTCACCACAGGGTAGCTGAAGCCTTTCGCAGCGGACGGGCCTTCCTTGTGGGGGACGCGGCGCACATTCACAGTCCGGTCGGAGGACAGGGAATGAACACCGGTATCGGCGATGCCATTAACCTGGCCTGGAAGCTTACCGCAGTTATTCAAGACAAAGCCGACATGTCTCTCCTGGATAGCTACGAAGTCGAACGTCGTGCGTTCGCGGCACTTCTGGTCAACACAACCGATACTGCATTTAACGCTATTGCCTCAGAGGGGTACCTGTCCTATTTTATCCGGACATGGTTCATTCCTTACGTGTCTCCTATTCTGTCCAAGATTGGTCTCGTGCGACAAAGGATGTTCCGTGGTGTATCCCAGATTATGCTCAATTATAGGGATAGTGCGCTGTCGGCTGGCTTGGCCGGTACGGTCCAAGGAGGCGACCGTATCCCTTGGGCTCCCGTGGGCGAACTTGATAATTTTCAAAGCTTTGGGGAGATCACATGGCAGGTCCACGTGTATGGCGAAGCTAAAGACGAGTTGAAAGAGTGGTGTCGTTCTAAGGGAATTCCTCTACACATCTTTACTTGGAATGAGAAATATCAATCGGTCGGCTTGGGAAAAGATGCAGCATACTTGCTCCGGCCGGATACATATGTTGCAGTGGCGGAGCCCTCTGGCCGACCAGAACGATACGATCAATATTTCAAAGACAACAAGATCCGACTGTGAGAACACTTCTGCTACATCAGTTTCATGTTTTTCATAGATTCGAGTCCCTCAGTTCTGTGTATTTCCATTTGTATGAAAAGCGGCCTTGGAGTTTCGGTTTTGGATTCACATTGGTATTTTCTGTTGATATATAGCTAGATGATACTCTCTATTCTACAAACGAGAATACACATCAACGTCCCTTATATCATTAGTCTCTCCTACGCGACGggcatcttcctccgcaTAAGCCTTTCTCCATACTTCCTGTACCTAAACTTGGTGTCAGCAGCACTGCAGCTAGAGTCCAGATCTGTAAACCTACATCGTAGTGATATAGCCAATGATGGTCATCAGTCCATTTGCTCTGGATATTAGCCATCACAATCTCATCAAAGGAGTTTAGACCCTTGATTGAAGTATCAGCTCTCCGGAAGCCATCCAGAATATCGTACTGCGGTAATTAGTAGACCGATAAGAAATCAGGCGTTAGCACATACCATATCCTTGTAATGTGGTGATCGAACTCTGTCATATAGAGTCAAAGCATCACTGAGTGGAAAGTCACGCTCATGTGCCCATTGCACTGCTCGAGCGAGCACATACACGTCTTCCAATGCGAATCCCGCTCCAGCGCCTTGAGGGTGTTAGAATACTGTGTGTCCAAGTGGTAGGTGGTTGAAAACATACCAAAAGCTCCGGATAATGCTATTGTCCAACGGTGAGCTACCACTAGAACAATGAAACAACACATTCACTTACGATGAGACGCATCCCCGATTAATGCAATAGAACCATGCGATATGACCTTCGACAGACGCGGCCCTGCGAAGAGGGGGAATTTCTTCACTTCCCCGATTTTACTAAGAACCTCTTGAATGATTGGCGCAAATTCCTATGTTCAAGTTCAGTATACATCGAGTTACGTAGAATCGCTCGAACAATACTGACCTTATACAGCCCTATAAATTCATCCGGACTAGCATCCTGCCCCCAACTGACCGTTTCGCTAGTCTCTGGAAGGTCCGTTCTTGCCGTAACCTCGTATATACCTCTATTGAGATTACATGTATAAACCCACCTAGTCGGCCCATGCCAGAAGGTCACGGCGTCCGGAAAGTTGGGAATACTCAAAATATCGTCCGCGTTAACTAGGGCCCGGAAGGCTGTTGTACCAGTATAGCTGATGCGATGGTCCGGGAAGGAGAATTGGCGGACAACCTTGTACACTTAGGTTTGCGACAAATCTAAGAATAACCGTGATAAAACTTACCGATCGAACACCGTCAGCTCCTATTAGGAGATCTACTTCATCCGTGTGTTCATCCTCAAATCGCAATGATAATGTTTTGTTCGGCAATTCACGGATCTCAACAAGACGACTCGAAAGTCGCAGATTTGTTTTATCCACGGCTTTCAGAAGCGCTTGTTGAAGTACAGTGCGTAAGGCCCTGGCATGCTTATGTCGCGGCGGAGTGTCGTGTTGTCCGCTAGATTGTAGTAATTCTCCCGTTCGCCCATTGCTGATTTCGGTTACTTTCATCCAAACgcaaggaagagatcaaCCAACCGATGCTGCACGGAATGGCCATCTGCGGCGCTAAAGATGGTACTCGGATCGATATTATCATAAACACCCAAGGCGTCTAGCATGCGCCAGGTGTTCCGTTGAATACTTATACCCGCACCGACCTCACGTAACTCTCGAGCTTGTTCGTAGATTCGAAGATCGACAAAGGGAAGCTTCTGAAATTCAATCGCTGCACCTAAGCCTGCTGGGCCGGCACCGATGATTGCCACTCTTAGCTTTGGTTTGCTGCCTGCGTTTGACATGTTTaatgttttttttttttctttttgggacAATAAAGTTACTATGTCTAACTTAAATTGAATATTCAAGACAATTGCAG from Aspergillus oryzae RIB40 DNA, chromosome 1 encodes the following:
- a CDS encoding putative FAD binding monooxygenase (2-polyprenyl-6-methoxyphenol hydroxylase and related FAD-dependent oxidoreductases): MTRTDVLIVGAGPTGLVLALWLTRQGISVRIIVKSEAKASTSRAMAIHARTLELYRQLDLAEDVVANGHKIAATNIWAGGVHRSHVPFGDFGAGLTPYPFIHIFPQDQHERLLEARLNTMGVHVERNRELAEFQEQESSITARLRNTTKPHIENSDIETCEAAFIVGCDGAHSAVRQNCRIGFEGATYSKLFYVADIEGSGPSLNGQAHLSLNDNQFFLLMAYDKDRRARLNGAVDEGALTKDISDLTLDDVAPDAGKAVGVKIDKVNWFSTYHVHHRVAEAFRSGRAFLVGDAAHIHSPVGGQGMNTGIGDAINLAWKLTAVIQDKADMSLLDSYEVERRAFAALLVNTTDTAFNAIASEGYLSYFIRTWFIPYVSPILSKIGLVRQRMFRGVSQIMLNYRDSALSAGLAGTVQGGDRIPWAPVGELDNFQSFGEITWQVHVYGEAKDELKEWCRSKGIPLHIFTWNEKYQSVGLGKDAAYLLRPDTYVAVAEPSGRPERYDQYFKDNKIRL
- a CDS encoding FAD-dependent oxidoreductase (predicted protein); this translates as MSNAGSKPKLRVAIIGAGPAGLGAAIEFQKLPFVDLRIYEQARELREVGAGISIQRNTWRMLDALGVYDNIDPSTIFSAADGHSVQHRGQHDTPPRHKHARALRTVLQQALLKAVDKTNLRLSSRLVEIRELPNKTLSLRFEDEHTDEVDLLIGADGVRSVVRQFSFPDHRISYTGTTAFRALVNADDILSIPNFPDAVTFWHGPTRNLRQSFKRFLVKSGK